TGTTCTCCAACGAGGCTGGTATGGGTTCCACTCCGAATGCGGCGGCGACGGCGTCGGTGTCACACCCGGTCAAGCAGGGTCTCATCCAGACGATGGGTGTCTACTTCGACACCTGGGTCGTCTGTACCATCACCGCAGTGATCATCCTGCTGTCCGACCCTACTTTCGGCGGCGATGCAGAGGGCACCGCGCTGACTCAGGCCGCGCTGTCGGCGCAGGTGGGCACGTGGGCAATCCACGCGGTTACGGTCATCATCTTCTTCCTGGCGTTCTCCTCCCTGGTGGGTAACTACTACTACGCCGAAGCAAATATCCCATTCCTGTCTAAGAGCAAGGCTGTCCTGAATACCGTGCGCGTGCTGGTCATCCTGTGCGTTATTGGCGGAGCTGTCGGTTCCGTGCCGCTGGTCTGGTCGCTTGCGGACACCTTCTCCGCACTCATGGCCACCATCAATATCATCGCCATTCTGCCGCTGGGCGGCGTAGCTGTCGCCCTACTAAAGAATTACTCCGAGCAGAAGTCCAAGGGGCTTAATCCGGTATTCCACCGCGATGATCTGCCTAACGTCCGCGGCCACGACAAGATTGAGTGCTGGGACGGTTCCGACCCGATGACAGTGCGTGAGTCCGATGTCGCTTAACGACGTCCGCCTCACCGCGTGGGTACACGGTCGTGTTCAAGGTGTCGGTTTTCGCTGGTACACCCGCGCGACGGCTCTGGAGTTAGGCCTGGTTGGTTATGCCCAGAACTACCCGGATGGTCGGGTGTTAGTTGTTGCTGAAGGGCCACGGGCAGACTGTGAGAGTTTGCTCGCTTGGCTTGAGGGGCCGAATACTCCGGGCGATGTGACGGCAGTGGTGCCGTTATGGCAGGAACCGAAGGGTGCATTGAGCGCATTTGACCGTCGTTAAGCGGGTGCCAACTGCCTTCTCTCCCCCCCCCATGTCGGTGTAGGAATCCGAAAAATTCGAATACGTTCTATCCCTCGCTCTGCGTCGTTGTTTTTACGCAGTTGGCGGGGGATTTTTTCGTGTCTCCAGGTAGTCAATTGGGGCGCTGAAGAGGTCTTAGAGCGCTGAACAACTACGCAAGTGAGAAAAAGAATACGTAAATACGGAAGTCGGGTGGTTTAAGTTAATAACTACCTACTGACAGACAGGGGAGGCACATATGACGCCTGAAGAAGTAATTGCACAGTCGGGAAACTCAGCGTGGATGCTGATTTCGGCTTCGTTGGTTTTGCTGATGACACCGGCGCTCGCGCTGTTCTATGGCGGCATGTCGCGACAGAAGTCGGTGCTCAACATGATGATGATGAGTTTTGGTGCGGTCGGCGTTGTCGGTGCCATTTACGTGCTGTGGGGCTGGTCGATGTCCTACGGATCGCAGTCGATCGGTGGTGTTTTTGCCAACCCATTCGAGTTCTTCGGTCTGCGTAACTCGATTACGGATGGCGACGGCAACTACATCGCAGGTGCGAACGGGTACCCGAACATCATCGACATCGGGTTCCAGCTCACGTTCTGCTCTATCTCGGTGGCGCTGATTTCCGGTGCGCTGGCTGAACGTGTGAAGTTCTCCACCTGGTTGATCTTCGTCGGCTTCTGGACGACGCTGGTGTACTTCCCAATGGCCTTCATGGTCTGGGGCGGTGGCCTGCTGAGCCACTCGGCAGAGGGGCTGTCGGCAAAGCTGTTCGGTACCGCTGACGGTGAAGCATTGATCGCTCCAATTGACTTCGCTGGCGGTACGGTTGTGCACATTGCTGCTGGTACTGCCGCTTTGGTGCTGGCGATTATCGTCGGTAAGCGCAAGTCCATCGATGGCAGCCAGCATCGCCCGCACAATCTGCCACTCGTCATGCTGGGTGCTGCACTGCTGTGGTTCGGCTGGTTCGGCTTCAACGGCGGTTCGGCATTTGCGGCCGACGGTGTCGCTGGTCTGGCATGGCTGAATACGACGGTGGCAGCGTGCGTGGGTATGCTCGGCTGGATTTCACTCGAGCGTATTCGTGATGGACATCCCACCTCGCTGGGCGCCGCTTCGGGTGTCATCGCAGGGCTTGTGACTATTACTCCGGCCGCAGGAGATATGAACCCAGTGACGTCAATCATTCTGGGCTATATCGGCGGTGCGCTGGCTTGCTGGGGCGTTGGCTTAAAGTACAAGTTCAACTTCGATGACTCCCTGGATGTGGTTGGTCTACATCTGGTTGCAGCTATGTGGGGAACGATTGGTGTTGGCCTGCTGGCTAATGATCGCGGACTGCTTACCGGTGGTGGCATCGACGGCCTGAAATTGTTTGCCATCCAGATCATTATTGCTGTCATCGCGACGGTGTTCTCAGGCGTGCTGACGTACATCATTGCCCGAGTCCTGAAGGCAACTGTCGGTTGGCGTATCCACGGCGAGCAGGAACATTCTGGTATTGACGTCGCTCAGCACGGTGAGTCGGCCTACACGTCGGCCAAGCAGGCGGCTGTGTAAACGGCGCCGTGTAAACAAGGCTGTGTAAATGAGTGAGTGCTTGGGGTAATTCAGCTCCAAACCGTAACTACGGGTAAGATATTGCCCCATGTATTTGAAATCGCTGACTCTGAAGGGCTTTAAATCCTTCGCTTCGGCGACGACGATGAAATTTGAGCCCGGCATCTGCGCAGTTGTCGGCCCGAACGGATCCGGAAAGTCGAATGTCGTCGATGCCCTCGCGTGGGTTATGGGTGAGCATTCCGCCAAGACCCTCCGTGGCGGCAAAATGGAAGATGTCATCTTTGCGGGTACCTCCGGGCGAAAGCCCTTGGGGCGCGCGGAGGTTACTCTTACCATCGACAATTCCGATGGGGCACTTCCCATTCAATATAAGGAAGTCTCTGTCACGCGTCGCATGTACCGCGACGGCGCAAGTGAGTACGAAATCAACGGTTCTCGCGTCCGCCTCATGGATGTCCAAGAGCTCCTCAGCGACACCGGTATTGGCCGCGAGATGCACATCATCGTCGGCCAGGGCCGGCTTTCGCAGATTCTGGAGTCGCGGCCAGAGGAGCGTCGTGCGTTTATCGAAGAAGCAGCGGGTGTGCTCAAGCACCGCCGCCGCAAGGAGAAAGCGCAGCGCAAACTCCAGTCGATGCAGGCTAACCTCGACCGTCTGCAGGATCTGACAGGTGAGCTTTCCCGTCAGCTCAAACCGCTGAAGCGTCAGGCTGAGGCCGCCTCTCGCGCCCAGACTGTGCAGGCGGACCTGCGCGACGCCAAGTTGCGCCTGGCCGCTGCGGATTTTGTGGATTTGCAGGACAGCCTCAATGACATTGCTGGTCAAGCCAAGCTCATTGAGGAAAAGGTGGAGGCCGCCACTGAGCGAGCCGAGATTGCCGCTGAGCGCACTGCAGAGCTTGAAGCGGAACTGGAAGACATCACTCCAGCAGCTGATGCTGCCCGAGATTTGTGGTTCCGTCTCTCCGCACTCGGTGAGCGTATTCAAGCGACGGCCCGCATCGCCGCCGATCGTGCGGCCGACCACTCCGTCGCGCCGTGGGTAGGCCCAGACCCGGACTTCCTGGAGCAGCGGGCCGACGACGCCGCGACCGAAGAAGCCACGCTTGCTGAGGCTGAGGCAGAGGCCCGCGAGAAACTGGAGGAAATTCGCGAAACGCTCTTCGACGCCGAGGAGACTTTCCGTGAAGCCGAAGCGGAGCACCTCGCGGCCGTTCGCGCAATCGCCGACCGTCGCGAAGGCGTGGTTCGTCTCATTTCCGCAGAAGAATCTCTGCGCACCCGCTTGGAAGCCGCCGAAGCCGAAGCTGCACGCCTTGCCGAGCAAACCAATGAGGCCGACGAACGCCGTGCCGATGCCACCGAAGCCGTGGAAAACGCCGCGCAGGAGCTAGCCGAGGCAGAATTCGAAGGTCCCGAGCTGCAGAGTGCTTATGAACAGGCCAACCGAGAAGCAGAGCTGGCCTCTACACGGTTGAAAGAACTCCGCGCTGACGAGCGCGACCTCGAACGCAGTGTCTCAGGTCTGTCCGCCCGCATCGAAGCTCTGGAGACCGCCCGCACCGCCGCTGCCAACGACGGCACCGCGTGGCTACGTGAAAAACACGAACTCGGCGTTCTCTCTGAAGTCATCGATGTCGACGCTGGCTGGGAAAAAGCGCTCACTGCCGCCCTCGGCGCGGCCGCCGAAGCACTGGTCAGCGAGGGCAGTGGAGATTCGCTTATCGACGAGCTTGTGGCCACGGACAAGGGCAGTGCCGTTGTTATCAATTCTGCGGATGCATCCGACTCTTGGCGCTTGGACATCACTCTGCCCGCACAGGCATCCTGGCTGCTCGATCATGTGACAGTGCCCGCGGAGCTTTCGGGTTCGTTGACCTCTCTGCTCGTTGACGTCGTGGCCTGCGACGACGAGCACGTCGCCCGTGAGCTGGTGACCCAGGATACTCGACTGCGCGTTGTTGACCGCGATGGTGTGCTGCGTGGCTCTGGTTGGGTAGCTGGCGGTGCTGGTGGCACTGCATCAGGTGTGGAAATCGCCGCCGACATTGCTAAGACTCGCGAAGAACTAGCAGAAGCACAGGTGCGTTTGAGTGACCTCGGTGGTGTGCTCTCCGGTGCACAGGCCGAAGAAGAGGACCGCCGCACGGACGCGGCGGCCGCCCGTGCTGCGCTGCGTGAACACCAGAGTCGTATGAAGGTCCTCACGGATGCCCGAACTCGGGCCACAGCGCAGCTGTCCGGCGTGGTGCATGATGCCGAACGCGCTGAGCAGCGCGGAGCCGAAGCCGCGGACCGAGTAACGAAGCTCCAGAAGGAGTTGGCGGTGGTCGCAGACCGCTTAGCTCGCGTTGACCGTGACCCCGAGGAGGGGGAACCGTCGACAAGCGAACGTGACCGTGCCTCGGAGGCGCTGACGGCTGTGCGCGCCATGGAAACAGAGGCGCGTCTGTCGCTGCGTACGGCAGAGGAGCGACTGTCGAGTGTACGAGGCAAGGCCGAGCGGCTCCGTCGCCAGGCTGCATCGGAGCGCGTAGCGAAGGCCCGCCATGAGCAGGCGCAGATGGCGAAGGTTGCCCAGCGCGAATTGGCAGAAGTTGTCGCGGAGCTGGCTGAGGATTTGCATGCGAAGGTCAACGTGTCGTTGGCGCGGGCAGAGGCCGATCGCGACGATGCCGAGGCGCAGAAGAAGACAGTGTCGCAGGCACTATCAGCGGCCCGGACGGAGGCAAATGCGGCGCAACGTGAGCTGGCACAGCTAACGGATTCCGCGCACCAGGGCGACATCGCCCGTGCGCAGGCGCAGGTCCGCGTGACCGAGGCTGCAGAGCGCATCGTCGACCAGTTGGGGCTGTCTGTCGATGACCTGCTCGCGGACTTTGCTCCTGATGAGAACTTCGACCGCGCAGCCGTGACGAAGCAGCTCAAACAGGCGGAGAAGGATCTGCGTGTGCTCGGCCGCGTCAACCCGTTGGCGCTGGAGGAGTATAAGGCGATGGAGGAGCGCTACTCTTTCCTATCCACGCAGCTCGATGATGTCCTCAAGGCCCGCCAGGACCTCACCGATGTTGTCGATGAAGTCGATGCCACGATCCTGCAGCTCTTCACAGACGCGTGGAACGATGTCGAGGCAGAATTCCCCGCAGTCTTTCAAACGCTTTTCCCGGGCGGCGACGGACGACTGGTTCTCACCGAGCCGGACAACCTGCTCACGACAGGTATCGAGGTTGAAGCCCGCCCGCCGGGCAAAAAGGTTAAGCGGCTGTCGTTGCTCTCCGGCGGCGAGAAGTCGCTGACGGCGCTGGCAATGCTCGTCGCTATTTTCCGCGCGCGCCCGAGTCCCTTTTACGTACTCGACGAGGTGGAAGCCGCGCTTGACGACGTTAACCTGCGTCGCCTTATTGCGCTGCTCGAGGAACTCCGCGCGACCAGTCAGCTGATTGTCATTACGCACCAGAAGCCAACAATGGACGTTGCGAATGTGCTCTACGGCGTGACCATGCGGGGCGATGGTGTGACTCGAGTAATCTCGCAGCGAATGTCACCGGCATCCGCAACTCCGTCGACAGGAGCGGAGTAAGCGCGGAGTAAGTGAGGAAGAGTCGTTGATACTGCATAATGAGAGTTATGACTCCAACTCAGTGGATACTCCTTGTCGTCGCGATTGTCGTTATTATCGCGCTGCTCTTTGTTGTGGGCTATGTCCGCAGGAAGAACCAGCGCATTTCCTTTGCGAAGGAAGATACTAAGGAACTCACCCAGCAGGAGAAGTCTGGAAATTACCAGGCCACTAGTGGTTTTAACTTCGCTCCGGCCGGTGGTGGGACTGATACCCGCGAGAAGCAGCCGGTTGAAAAACCGATGCCGAAACCGGCGGAAAAGCCGATTGAAAAGCAGGCCCCGGAGCCAGAGGAAAAGCAGGCTGATATACCTGCCGATCAGCCGGACGGTTCACTGCTGAAACCAGAAGGTCGACTGGTTATTCCGGATAACCCCACCGAAATGGAGGGGGATTATGACCGCGTAATGCGGGAAATCCCAATCGATTTGCCAACGGCCGGGGAAGAGGAATCAGAGCCCGAGCCGGAACCACAACCAGAGCCCGAAGCAGAGCCTGAGGTAGAGGTAGTTCCTGCTCCTGAACCGGAGCTGGAGCCGGAGCCGACTCCCGAACCAGAACCGACGCCAGAGCCGGAGCCGGAAGCTGCGCCGGAGCCGACGCCAGAGCCAGAAGCAGAACAGCAGATTGACTCCATCGACCCGGCTGAGGGACGTCTGGGCCGCCTGCGCGGTCGTCTGTCACGGTCGCAGAATGCAATTGGCCAGTCTGTGCTCGGCATCTTGGGCGCGGGTGACCTTGATGAGGACGCGTGGGAAGAGGTTGAAGACATCCTGGTTATGGCTGACCTCGGTGCGGCTGCGACGCAGCGTGTCGTCGATAAGCTGCGCGAGCGTATTGCCAGCCAGAAGGTGAGCACGGAAGAGCAAGTGCGCGCCCTGCTGCGTGAGGTGTTGATTGAGGAGTGCAAGCCTGAGATGGACCGCTCCATCCGCGCACTTCCGCACGAGGGCAAGCCCGCAGTGATTCTGGTAGTCGGTGTCAACGGCACAGGTAAGACCACGACGACGGGCAAGCTGGCTCGTGTACTGGTCGCCGGTGGCCACCGTGTTGTTCTCGGCGCAGCGGATACCTTCCGTGCTGCTGCAGCCGACCAGCTGGAGACCTGGGGGCGACGCGTTGGCGCGGAGACCGTTCGCGGCGCTGAAGGCGCCGATCCTGCTTCTATTGCATTTGAGGCAGTTGCTCACGGTATCGAGTCCGGCGCTGATGTGGTGCTCATCGACACCGCCGGCCGCCTGCACACCAAG
The sequence above is drawn from the Corynebacterium jeikeium genome and encodes:
- the smc gene encoding chromosome segregation protein SMC: MYLKSLTLKGFKSFASATTMKFEPGICAVVGPNGSGKSNVVDALAWVMGEHSAKTLRGGKMEDVIFAGTSGRKPLGRAEVTLTIDNSDGALPIQYKEVSVTRRMYRDGASEYEINGSRVRLMDVQELLSDTGIGREMHIIVGQGRLSQILESRPEERRAFIEEAAGVLKHRRRKEKAQRKLQSMQANLDRLQDLTGELSRQLKPLKRQAEAASRAQTVQADLRDAKLRLAAADFVDLQDSLNDIAGQAKLIEEKVEAATERAEIAAERTAELEAELEDITPAADAARDLWFRLSALGERIQATARIAADRAADHSVAPWVGPDPDFLEQRADDAATEEATLAEAEAEAREKLEEIRETLFDAEETFREAEAEHLAAVRAIADRREGVVRLISAEESLRTRLEAAEAEAARLAEQTNEADERRADATEAVENAAQELAEAEFEGPELQSAYEQANREAELASTRLKELRADERDLERSVSGLSARIEALETARTAAANDGTAWLREKHELGVLSEVIDVDAGWEKALTAALGAAAEALVSEGSGDSLIDELVATDKGSAVVINSADASDSWRLDITLPAQASWLLDHVTVPAELSGSLTSLLVDVVACDDEHVARELVTQDTRLRVVDRDGVLRGSGWVAGGAGGTASGVEIAADIAKTREELAEAQVRLSDLGGVLSGAQAEEEDRRTDAAAARAALREHQSRMKVLTDARTRATAQLSGVVHDAERAEQRGAEAADRVTKLQKELAVVADRLARVDRDPEEGEPSTSERDRASEALTAVRAMETEARLSLRTAEERLSSVRGKAERLRRQAASERVAKARHEQAQMAKVAQRELAEVVAELAEDLHAKVNVSLARAEADRDDAEAQKKTVSQALSAARTEANAAQRELAQLTDSAHQGDIARAQAQVRVTEAAERIVDQLGLSVDDLLADFAPDENFDRAAVTKQLKQAEKDLRVLGRVNPLALEEYKAMEERYSFLSTQLDDVLKARQDLTDVVDEVDATILQLFTDAWNDVEAEFPAVFQTLFPGGDGRLVLTEPDNLLTTGIEVEARPPGKKVKRLSLLSGGEKSLTALAMLVAIFRARPSPFYVLDEVEAALDDVNLRRLIALLEELRATSQLIVITHQKPTMDVANVLYGVTMRGDGVTRVISQRMSPASATPSTGAE
- a CDS encoding acylphosphatase, which codes for MSLNDVRLTAWVHGRVQGVGFRWYTRATALELGLVGYAQNYPDGRVLVVAEGPRADCESLLAWLEGPNTPGDVTAVVPLWQEPKGALSAFDRR
- the ftsY gene encoding signal recognition particle-docking protein FtsY; protein product: MTPTQWILLVVAIVVIIALLFVVGYVRRKNQRISFAKEDTKELTQQEKSGNYQATSGFNFAPAGGGTDTREKQPVEKPMPKPAEKPIEKQAPEPEEKQADIPADQPDGSLLKPEGRLVIPDNPTEMEGDYDRVMREIPIDLPTAGEEESEPEPEPQPEPEAEPEVEVVPAPEPELEPEPTPEPEPTPEPEPEAAPEPTPEPEAEQQIDSIDPAEGRLGRLRGRLSRSQNAIGQSVLGILGAGDLDEDAWEEVEDILVMADLGAAATQRVVDKLRERIASQKVSTEEQVRALLREVLIEECKPEMDRSIRALPHEGKPAVILVVGVNGTGKTTTTGKLARVLVAGGHRVVLGAADTFRAAAADQLETWGRRVGAETVRGAEGADPASIAFEAVAHGIESGADVVLIDTAGRLHTKVGLMDQLDKIKRVVEKKAQVDEVILVLDATVGQNGLLQARTFRDVVDITGVALTKLDGTAKGGIVFQVQNELGVPVKLVGLGEGADHLAPFEPESFVDALLGGRK
- a CDS encoding ammonium transporter, which translates into the protein MTPEEVIAQSGNSAWMLISASLVLLMTPALALFYGGMSRQKSVLNMMMMSFGAVGVVGAIYVLWGWSMSYGSQSIGGVFANPFEFFGLRNSITDGDGNYIAGANGYPNIIDIGFQLTFCSISVALISGALAERVKFSTWLIFVGFWTTLVYFPMAFMVWGGGLLSHSAEGLSAKLFGTADGEALIAPIDFAGGTVVHIAAGTAALVLAIIVGKRKSIDGSQHRPHNLPLVMLGAALLWFGWFGFNGGSAFAADGVAGLAWLNTTVAACVGMLGWISLERIRDGHPTSLGAASGVIAGLVTITPAAGDMNPVTSIILGYIGGALACWGVGLKYKFNFDDSLDVVGLHLVAAMWGTIGVGLLANDRGLLTGGGIDGLKLFAIQIIIAVIATVFSGVLTYIIARVLKATVGWRIHGEQEHSGIDVAQHGESAYTSAKQAAV